One segment of Streptomyces bathyalis DNA contains the following:
- a CDS encoding glycosyltransferase, producing the protein MTVLWGISFDATPISGVVVEFVKTARHFREQGYQVHLDLGYDIKADKNAFFRPYRDEAAQLPHWIRLDRVEGLGEIPGYDQQFVSDVLRECVQEGAGEHLLTRVDAAARAISERIVETWERLDVSAVLVENGTLPENITYTMALHSAIERYGRRHRLGRFVLWRDHDLMWQSEPGIGKYGTFPYPSTVAPVNSPYIRYIALHEEARRRTLEWVPGLENIEVLPNTFTHAPAVPRHAAGSDGQPSAFRRDFGIPAGAPLIARFTRIIPQKRIDRDIHLVARLADRADVHLFVAGDTGESPEEHAGLVRLADSLGVGDRVVFGGPLAPHEADIGAARADGYSVRDLLAHADLASFLTSYDYESYGNPIGEAIASRVPYLTTRYQLYDTVYGDKGFRAPVMELTDGDLPTQSFVDSVAELILDERKREEMADFNHGLGKQHFGADRAGEVLGELLLPPMGERTRMSVVLPVYNEADNLPAVLNSLWQQRGPDGPLDKSLYEVVLVDNNSTDETVRIARRFAADHPELALHVVPEPEQGVACARKTGMDFASRRSARRELADAEQRFYLVSADADCRVDERWLWELMTAMESGKAAIGVCDYYYEAEHFAGRPRLWDAIQRTLRCRAVTFALFGGFPDGKGFAVERDAYEKVGGIEIFYQLQNGRFVNHLSDDWDFGILVRGSGEDITYVPASRVEINPRRVNHAIDEVITGRAYGSDGIIVMRDIRVQEPAEPAEGGPSGDLTEQQAQQAWEFSIKDFTPKNTILPVLLTPSLLDDRAVIEFFGASLAERLRRRIAEIKDEMRVVDFTPIHSYKTPSYRLYFEFADEIFARLRATVGEDIGHPPPLPECLRDVPEERFTEFVRYFCEDRESGEAHNYFGNGGVF; encoded by the coding sequence AAATTCCCGGCTACGACCAGCAGTTCGTCTCCGACGTTCTGCGTGAGTGCGTTCAGGAGGGCGCGGGCGAACATCTGCTGACGCGCGTGGACGCCGCGGCCCGCGCGATCAGCGAGCGGATCGTGGAGACGTGGGAGCGGCTCGATGTGTCCGCGGTGCTCGTGGAGAACGGGACGCTGCCCGAGAACATCACGTACACCATGGCGCTCCACTCGGCCATCGAGCGCTACGGACGCCGTCACCGGCTGGGCCGCTTCGTCCTGTGGCGGGACCACGACCTGATGTGGCAGAGCGAGCCCGGCATCGGGAAGTACGGCACCTTTCCCTACCCGAGCACCGTGGCACCGGTGAACTCGCCGTACATCCGCTACATTGCACTGCATGAGGAGGCGCGAAGAAGAACCCTCGAATGGGTTCCCGGCCTGGAGAACATCGAGGTACTGCCCAACACCTTCACGCACGCGCCCGCCGTACCCCGGCACGCGGCCGGCAGCGACGGTCAACCCAGCGCCTTCCGCCGGGACTTCGGAATCCCCGCCGGCGCGCCCCTGATCGCACGCTTCACCAGGATCATCCCGCAGAAGCGGATCGACCGGGACATCCACCTGGTGGCGCGGCTCGCGGACCGCGCCGACGTCCATCTCTTCGTCGCGGGCGACACGGGGGAGTCCCCGGAGGAACACGCCGGACTCGTCCGGCTCGCCGACTCGCTCGGCGTGGGCGACCGCGTCGTCTTCGGCGGACCGCTCGCACCGCACGAGGCGGACATCGGTGCGGCACGCGCCGACGGGTACTCGGTGCGCGACCTGCTCGCCCACGCCGACCTGGCCTCGTTCCTGACCTCCTACGACTACGAGAGCTACGGGAACCCGATCGGCGAGGCGATCGCCTCACGCGTCCCGTACCTGACCACCCGCTACCAGCTCTACGACACGGTGTACGGGGACAAGGGATTCCGCGCGCCCGTCATGGAGCTCACCGACGGCGACCTGCCCACACAGAGCTTCGTGGACAGCGTCGCCGAGCTGATCCTGGACGAAAGGAAGCGCGAGGAGATGGCGGACTTCAACCACGGACTCGGCAAGCAGCACTTCGGTGCGGACCGTGCGGGCGAAGTGCTCGGTGAACTTCTACTGCCTCCCATGGGGGAGCGGACCAGGATGAGCGTCGTACTCCCCGTCTACAACGAGGCGGACAACCTGCCCGCGGTCCTCAACTCGCTGTGGCAGCAGCGCGGTCCGGACGGCCCGCTGGACAAGTCCCTGTACGAGGTCGTGCTGGTGGACAACAACTCCACCGACGAGACGGTGAGGATCGCGCGCCGCTTCGCCGCCGACCATCCCGAACTGGCCCTGCACGTCGTCCCCGAGCCCGAACAGGGCGTGGCCTGCGCACGGAAGACCGGCATGGACTTCGCGTCGCGGCGCAGCGCCCGGCGCGAACTGGCCGACGCGGAACAGCGCTTCTACCTCGTCTCCGCCGACGCGGACTGCCGTGTCGACGAGCGGTGGCTGTGGGAGCTGATGACGGCGATGGAGTCGGGCAAGGCCGCCATCGGCGTGTGCGACTACTACTACGAGGCCGAGCACTTCGCCGGGCGGCCCCGGCTGTGGGACGCCATCCAGCGCACGCTGCGCTGCCGTGCCGTGACGTTCGCCCTCTTCGGCGGATTCCCCGACGGCAAGGGCTTCGCGGTCGAGCGGGACGCGTACGAGAAGGTCGGCGGCATCGAGATCTTCTACCAGCTCCAGAACGGACGGTTCGTCAACCACCTTTCCGACGACTGGGACTTCGGGATCCTCGTGCGCGGCTCGGGCGAGGACATCACCTACGTGCCGGCGTCGCGGGTGGAGATCAACCCCCGCCGGGTCAACCACGCCATCGACGAGGTGATCACCGGCCGCGCATACGGGTCGGACGGGATCATCGTGATGCGCGACATCCGGGTCCAGGAGCCCGCGGAGCCGGCGGAAGGTGGACCTTCCGGCGATCTCACGGAGCAACAGGCCCAGCAGGCATGGGAGTTCTCCATCAAGGACTTCACGCCGAAGAACACCATCCTGCCCGTGCTGCTGACTCCTTCGCTGCTGGACGACCGGGCCGTCATCGAGTTCTTCGGCGCCTCGCTCGCCGAACGGCTCCGAAGGCGGATCGCCGAGATCAAGGACGAGATGCGCGTGGTCGACTTCACGCCCATCCACTCGTACAAGACGCCGTCCTACCGGCTGTACTTCGAGTTCGCCGACGAGATATTCGCCAGGCTGCGCGCCACCGTCGGCGAGGACATCGGCCATCCGCCGCCGCTGCCCGAATGTCTGCGCGACGTACCGGAGGAACGGTTCACCGAGTTCGTCAGGTACTTCTGCGAGGACCGTGAATCCGGCGAGGCGCACAACTACTTCGGGAACGGGGGTGTCTTCTGA